Within Anopheles nili chromosome 3, idAnoNiliSN_F5_01, whole genome shotgun sequence, the genomic segment GcctgagcaaaaaaaacccgatcgGAGCAACCAAAGACGGAACATGATCACACCCGCAGGGCAAAGGAAGGCGCAGACACCGGGCGGAGTGGGATGGTAAATAGTTGTCCGATGACTCATCGCTCCGCTGCTTGGCCTGCATTCGCTCTGCGTGCCGTGACTTGCGTGTTTCTTCGAGACGACGCGCAACCGGCCGCTCTCACGAGAGAACGTCAAGTGCATTTGCCAGCCTCCGTTCAAACCAACCCGGCAGGATGGCGTACGAGTATGAAACATCCGAGAAGgcaaacgataaaacaaatcTCTAAACGCTCCTCCAAAGGGCCAACGAGGGAGCGTAAAGGAACACCAAGGTGACCGTGATCTCAGGCACAATGCGGGAGAACAGATCTCGGTGCTCTCGTTCGTGCTGCGACATGTTTTTGCTTATCTTCAGCCTGGCGTCTCGTTCTCGTGCATTGCCTCTGGCCGTATGCAGCCATGCTGCTGATGCTTGCACATTCCGTTGCATCCCGAGCTGGCCTCGACGCAATTGACCACTCAGAAGCACGGCTGGCGATAGACGCGCCTTCGCCGGTCGGGAGGGATTTCTCGTCCTTCATTTGTTCTGCGTTCGTCGTTGTGGTGCTGGAATTCGACCCGTATCCGGGTCTCGTGCTATCGAAAAAGGGGCCTCGATGATGATTGCGATATGCGCCTTCTTCGCTAAGCCTACGAGGAATACTCGAAAGTGAAAAGCAAagcgaaagataaaaaaaatccaatcccTAGCAAATGCGTTAGTGATAAGGAATTACATACGAATTCGATTCCGTACAACGAGCCTTTTTCATACCCGTTGTGCATAAGTTCTTCAACGGGCAGCAAATTTATGCTAGGGAAGCGATAAGCCCGGCATGAAGTTGATAGCATGAGGGTTAGCCTTGGGAGGATATGCTGTTTTGTGCTACTATTTGCCTCACATTCAgcttaaataaacaaaaaaatgtcgTTTACTTTTAAAGacatattttcattcattgcGCCATCTACTCAATCGGATAAAAACTGCGTTGCAATTCGCAAGAAAACGGACAATAAAATGAGGTCTGGAGGTCAACAAACTTGCGCCATACGTTTCTCGACAAATTGTCCACCGAAAATGGGGGGGCATTCGCTAAAAGCACACCCGAGAATCGgaaattattgttattgttattggcTTTGTCGCCGATTTCTTCATGTTTCACGCTTCCCGTGATGCTTACGCGTCGTCAATTCTAGCGTAAACTGTCAACGAATGCACGGCCGACGctgaaccggaaccggattcTACGGGGGCGAATCTCTACCAGCCGCCAAACGCGCCTTGCAAAAGCTCCACGAGCGACGCGACGCGGGTAATAAACATTGCCAACGATCGTTCGCGTGGGGGCGCGAAAAACATGCGGTACAGTGCGCCTCCATTTGTTGGCTTCAACCACGTGTTCCTGCGTGGGTGCGTTTCGAATCAAAACCACGTGGCAGGATGCATGCAAATGAAGGGCAAGATTATTTAAATCATTCTCAACTACTCGATCGTGCGATTATGTTACAAGCATAAAGCATTGCCCAAAGGGTGTTTAAAAAATCATCCAGCACTGTCTACCATGCCGGTTTTGGTACGGTCAGCTTTCAATTCTCGCGGATcgatccacacacacacacagccgccTGCACCGTGGTTTGGCGGTATGCGTTTAAAATTGTGTACCCCGTACAGCATTCCGCCAGCAtaaggggtggttttgaacAACCCCCAACAGCGGACGGGCAAAAATCCAACCACCACCCAACAACAAGATCGGACACGAGCGAACGCTGCAGGGTTTGTGTCCAATGGTGAATGCAGCCAGCGTGCAATTAAGAATATGCAATAAGCATTGACAGTTCAAATGCACCTGTATCGTAGCGCTAGCCTGTGGGATAAGTTTATAGGGGTTGAAGAAAATGCTACAAACCCCCGACAGGGTGTAACGAGCCCTGCCACGTTGCGTACCCTTGGCGCAGGTAGCCAATGGCAGGGCTTGCCCATGACGACTCACGGGCTATTTTTAGCACCATGAATCATATGTTTCACCCGAACGTACAACTACGCGGGCGAAGCTTTCATTCcgtttccatccatttttcccattcgttTCCACATCTTTGCCGTGTGCGGTTGTTGTCCGTCCGTGTTGCTCCGACACTCGGAATGTCCACGCGCTTCTACGTCCCGCGAATTGGTGCTTTTCCGTGCTGAACCCTGCGCCCGGGAGTGCATTTTGTGTGCAGCAACCAATCAAGCGACACGTCGCCACGCAGCGTGAATGCGAGAAAATCTACAACGAATTGTGACACAGTGTCTCTGCCGCCCAAGGGAGTGGATTTTTAAGGCGTAGCCCCTCTCCGTTGCGAAatcggtgttttatttattcgcccCGCAAGCGAACACGCGACTGTGTGTGGCGTTCTGTCGACGCGTGCATACGCGAAACGCATACTTTGTGCGTTCGCGGTGCGTACTTTGttccacccccgggggttgcGGGagacattttcatttattattgcGCGGTCTTCGCGTTCGTGGTgctgctgcgtgtgtgtgcgtgccggCGGTACCCTCGACTCAGTCGCAGCCACAGGAAGGACCGATAAAACGATCGTCACGCTGAACGCGCTAGCGCTGCAAAGCCGTACGTTTAGCATAAAATCTTGAgcggagacaaaaaaaaacgcggaaaCACCTCATAAAGAACAACGACGACggagacggaacaaataagtGACCTTACCcccggaaaagcaaaacatcccTTCGCtcgtgagcgtgtgtgcgtggtgtGGGAATcgtgaaaacaaacaagtGTCAGCGcatttttctcaacccctAAGGGAAAgggctttgttttcctttacGCAAGCAATTTGACGTTTCGTTGTCGTGCCAAAACAACACTATTGGCTTTCCTTGTAGTTTTCCTTCTGTCGTTGTGGTGTACGATCTGCTTGTTATCCTGTAATCCTTAATCTTACTTGCATCCTGGAACGATCGGCCGCAGGATGAGAAACAACGTGATGGGCAGCaaacacaccaacaacaacaacaacaccatgGAGTCGTTCTACGAGGACAACAACGCTCAGTTCGTACCATCCGCGACCGGTGCTAGCGGGAACAGCAACGGTGCGTCCGCGGGAAATGGCAACGGTCTAAAGCGGCCTGCAACACTCGAGCTCAACCTTGGCGCTGCGAAAGCACGCAAAACGCGCTTTAACGCCTCCGTCACTATGCCATCGGTGCTGCCTTCACCGGATATGCAAATGCTAAAGCTCGTGTCCCCGGAACTGGAGAAAATTATCAGTACCAATGCCACTCTGCCTACGCCAACACCGAGTGCGatcattttcccgccatcgGCCACCTCGGAGCAACAGCAGTTCGCCAAGGGCTTCGAGGATGCGCTGCTGTCCATCCACAAGAAGGACACCAGCAGCAAGCTGATCCCGATtattaacaacaacaacagcacgagtaacaacaacaatagcaACCTTGTTGGTACGGTGACGGAACAGCTATGTCAGACGACGGGAACgacggtggtttcggtggcttCGACAGGATTGGGCAGCACAGTCATTTCCACTGGCCATGGTAACGGCATGAGTGGGGGAGAAATCACGTACACGAACCTTGGTAAGTGTGGACGCGTTTCCGTGTTGCAAATTTCGTTTACTAACCACGGCTGCATTCTCGTGCTCTCCATCAACAGACTATCCCGGTGTGGTGAAGGAAGAACCACAGGCCACCTCTAGCAATCAGTCGCCCCCGGTCAGCCCGATCGACATGGAGTCTCAGGAACGCATCAAGCTGGAACGGAAGCGCCTACGGAACCGGGTGGCCGCCTCAAAGTGCCGGCGGCGGAAGCTGGAACGCATCTCGAAGCTGGAGGATCGCGTGAAGGAACTGAAAACGCAAAACTCCGAGCTTGGCAGCATGGTGTGCAACCTAAAGCAGCACATATTCCAGCTGAAGCAGCAGGTGATCGAGCATCACAACTCCGGCTGCACGATAACGTTGGTGGGCAAGTTTTGAAAGGTCCTTCTGATCGCTGCACCTGGACGGGTTTCGGTGTATGTTGTTGGCGGATTGCTTTCCTTGTTTGGTGACCTTCCAAACGTTTGTCATCGTTCGAATGGAGAATGGTGGACTTGTTGTAAAAAATCTTCTGCTTTTACTGCTGTTTAAGTGTTACGGAACGAATAGTGCACTCGCCATCTTATGGCGATCGAGAATTTTGAGATACGCAACGCGCAGTGCTATTAGGACAGTAGGAGGGTAGTTTGGAAATTAAAGAAACAGATACCACGCACGTGCGACAAACAACAAAGCTTATTGCCATTGTGAGACACAGAAATGCCTTATCGTATTGTAATTGATAGTCTTTAGGAGCGTGTTGCGTTGCGGAAGAAAGAGACAAATGCAACCAAATGGTGGATAATTCTAGTGTTTAGCAGTTTCTATGTTTGTATTACTTTCCATGAACAAACTCGTGTCTCATTTGTCTCAGCTGCGAGAAACTGTTAAggtacatattttttaaacaaaagcGTAGGACGAATTTTTGATGCTAAAATTCGATAGAAACAAGTGCTTCTAGTCGTTGGGTTGAGCTTTTCTCTTAAGTGGTTACTCGTTCGATTCCGTTGCGCGAAAGCGCCGCTGTGCGTATGCAATGCTAGTGTCATATGTTAGTTATTACGTGTTTTTAGTTATCGTTAACGTCTCCGGGTGACCTTTGCTTCCTAGGTACTGTTTCGATTCTGCTTTTTAAGCTACCTATTCTACCCATTACCGACGATGCCAGTCGCACCCTCCCCAGTCTCCAGTTGTTCATTTTGAAGCATCGTACAGAATAGAACAATAAGCCAGTGtaaaacatgcttttttttcatagccATTTGAGTTTCAATCAAACTAATGCTAGCTTTGTTGGatgtgaatattttcaaacgttTAAGCTATTTGTTCGCCATCTCCAGCTTAGCATTTTTATCGGAGATCGGAATGTTAGTAATAGATTTGCCATAGTGGAAGGAACTATCCCAATCGGGGGATATTTGGATAGCAATAGGGCAGACAGTTTGGCAAACACAAACCCCTTCCACATGAGAAAGATGCTGGCTGTCACACTTTTTTAGCGTACCATTTATATAGGCGTGCAATGTATATAAATGTAAGGATGTAAAGACAGAAGAGTGCCAGTGCCAGTCGATGTAGGTGGACACGTGGAACGGAACGGGAAAGATATACTAATTTAGTATATGCAGAATGCAATTTCGATTACCTATTAGCTTGTACGAAGCACCATGTGctatagagagagagacagtcaTTGAGCGTATTTATTTGTAAGcgttttgatttcgttttctattttaatttcaaagatattcacaaataaaatgaataatattattttcgcAATACATAAAAATGTCCATGTCCATTTATTGTACTATCTAGTGATTATTTTCACTAAGAACGTGTTCAGCTTCCGCCTTTGACACAGAAATATTGAAAGTGCAATACTGTCTGCGACACCATTCAGATTCGGTACTGTTCAGCGATGCTGCGCTTCGTTGAAGCAGAATTACGTCACCCGCGCGCTGGCGGCCTCTTTAAGCGTTCAGTTGTGGAGTTGTTGACCTTCGCTCGCTCGATGAAGTCGAAACGGGATGAATTTGAAGGTATTGGTACGAGTGCTAAATGCGAGAGTATATTAGCAAATGGTCTGGCGCGTTTCGTTGCTAAATGTAATAttggaaatattattttacaatCAAACATAGCACATACATTTTACGTAGGTACCATAGGACGGAACGTGCACCGTGCAATCTGATGTAGACATCCAAACGGGACACACCCAGTGTAGAGAAAACACATGTGTTGAATAAAACTGTATTGAAACGACATGCGATTCTTGGGCAATACAGCGGAGATGTCATCTTttgtgaataaaatatatagaTAAATGAttctgttttcattttcaacctCAGTATTCGAgttgtatatttttattcttttgtgGGTCACGTGAATGAAAACTACGTTTCTTTGAAAAatgcatactttcaggcgtATATTTGGCATTAGTGATAGAAAGAACGATTTAAGGTTTATTGTACATCatttggctgttttttttatactaGAAAACGTTCTTCATTTTCCGGCTCAAGGAAAATTTACTATATTTTTACATTCCGCAATATACGTTTGATTTGTCTTTTCTATAGATTGTGCCAAGCCGTCGATTAAAAACCAACTCTAATTTCGAACATTTCGTCTGTTCAACAAATCGCTTCCAAtacataaaacattcataatTACATAAAACTGCGAAAAAGCGATCTTGCTTtactaataaataaaaactaccCGATTACATTAGTTAGTTCAACTCCAGCAGAtcgaaatcatcatcatcccatTGCGCAGTCCCTGGCTTAGAAGGTAATTGTTCCGTAGCTTCAGGTGTCTCAGGTGTGACTGTTTTCTCGTGTTCCTCAtcattttctgctttttctttaGATTCCATGATATCCCACAACTCCAGATCGT encodes:
- the LOC128725134 gene encoding transcription factor Jra, with the translated sequence MRNNVMGSKHTNNNNNTMESFYEDNNAQFVPSATGASGNSNGASAGNGNGLKRPATLELNLGAAKARKTRFNASVTMPSVLPSPDMQMLKLVSPELEKIISTNATLPTPTPSAIIFPPSATSEQQQFAKGFEDALLSIHKKDTSSKLIPIINNNNSTSNNNNSNLVGTVTEQLCQTTGTTVVSVASTGLGSTVISTGHGNGMSGGEITYTNLDYPGVVKEEPQATSSNQSPPVSPIDMESQERIKLERKRLRNRVAASKCRRRKLERISKLEDRVKELKTQNSELGSMVCNLKQHIFQLKQQVIEHHNSGCTITLVGKF